A portion of the Microlunatus phosphovorus NM-1 genome contains these proteins:
- a CDS encoding RNA polymerase sigma factor — MPSSARPATDSATADAIIEAWRAESARLVGALARMTRDLELAEDLAQDALVAALEQWPESGIPDKPAAWLMTTAKRRGIDEFRRAETRRRKTAELGHGWEERSMPDLESQVDYIEDDVLRLIFLSCHPALTPESRAALTLRLVGGLTTAEIARAFLASESAMGQRISRAKKTLAESGADFELPTGKERTARLDDVMAVIYLIFNEGYTATAGADWLRPELTTEALRLASMLAQLMPDEPEAQGLLSLVTFQASRNQARLDQAGRPILLEDQDRSRWDELLIRRGLDSLGRAETLAAQGRPVGRYYLQAAIASRHAQARTAAETDWRSIAKLYDVLAEAAPGPVVEVNRAVAYGRAFGPEAGLAVLAELPAGALAGSHLLPSVRGDLLARAGRHLEAAVEFRSAAALTRNAGEQAVLLQSAIASDQAGGR; from the coding sequence GTGCCAAGCAGCGCCAGGCCGGCGACCGACAGCGCAACAGCCGACGCGATCATCGAGGCGTGGCGGGCCGAATCGGCCCGCCTGGTCGGCGCGTTGGCCCGGATGACCCGGGATCTGGAGTTGGCCGAGGATCTGGCCCAGGACGCGCTCGTTGCTGCCCTGGAGCAGTGGCCTGAATCGGGCATTCCCGACAAGCCGGCCGCCTGGCTGATGACGACCGCCAAGCGGCGCGGGATCGACGAGTTCCGGCGGGCCGAAACCCGCCGCCGCAAGACCGCTGAGTTGGGTCACGGCTGGGAGGAGAGATCCATGCCTGATCTGGAATCCCAGGTCGACTACATCGAAGATGACGTGTTGCGGCTGATCTTCTTGTCCTGTCACCCGGCACTGACACCGGAATCCCGGGCCGCGCTCACGCTGCGACTGGTCGGCGGCCTGACCACGGCCGAAATCGCCCGCGCGTTCTTGGCTTCGGAGTCGGCGATGGGTCAGCGAATCTCGCGAGCCAAGAAGACTCTGGCGGAGTCCGGCGCCGACTTCGAGTTGCCGACCGGCAAGGAACGGACCGCTCGACTGGATGACGTGATGGCGGTCATCTACCTGATCTTCAACGAGGGCTACACCGCTACCGCCGGAGCTGACTGGCTGCGGCCGGAGCTGACGACCGAGGCGCTGCGGTTGGCCAGCATGCTGGCCCAGCTGATGCCCGACGAGCCCGAGGCACAAGGGCTGTTGTCGCTGGTCACGTTTCAAGCCTCACGCAATCAGGCGCGGCTCGATCAAGCCGGCCGGCCGATCTTGTTGGAGGATCAAGACCGTTCCCGATGGGATGAACTGCTGATCCGGCGCGGCCTGGACAGCTTGGGGCGCGCGGAAACGCTCGCCGCCCAGGGACGGCCAGTTGGTCGCTACTACCTGCAGGCGGCAATTGCTTCTCGACATGCCCAGGCACGTACGGCGGCCGAGACCGATTGGCGGTCGATCGCCAAGCTCTATGACGTGCTGGCCGAGGCGGCGCCCGGTCCAGTGGTGGAGGTAAACCGGGCCGTTGCCTACGGCCGAGCGTTCGGCCCGGAAGCCGGGCTGGCTGTCTTGGCCGAGTTGCCGGCCGGCGCGTTGGCCGGTTCACATCTGTTGCCAAGTGTTCGAGGTGACCTGCTCGCCCGTGCCGGTCGGCATCTCGAGGCGGCGGTCGAGTTCCGGTCGGCCGCCGCGCTGACCAGGAACGCTGGTGAACAGGCCGTGCTACTGCAAAGTGCCATCGCATCGGATCAAGCAGGTGGCCGGTAG
- a CDS encoding AfsR/SARP family transcriptional regulator translates to MSKLQLDLCLLGAPTLSSSAGQLPVSPSALTLCAYLALAPGYERSREVAAAHLYADSPVPAARRRLSTAIWRLRTEVRDIAGVDLVTTAARNRVGLSSAVQVSVDATTFEQLVSSALQRPPADLTRADANQLASAVDLHRGCLIEACDDEWVLADRNRLENLYLSALDHLIVFHGAQGSPSAVSRFGELALALEPLREDIHRHLMTAYAINGRDDLVERQFERCRRTLLEELGADPMPETIALYSRLRCPDRTAAAPPLAALVADLERARRDVGRLAAIVERALDHLRHLA, encoded by the coding sequence GTGTCGAAGCTGCAACTTGACCTCTGTCTGCTCGGTGCACCGACCCTGTCGTCCTCGGCCGGTCAGCTCCCTGTCTCGCCCAGCGCACTGACGCTGTGCGCCTACCTCGCCTTGGCCCCGGGCTATGAGCGCTCGCGCGAGGTCGCCGCCGCGCACTTGTATGCGGACAGCCCGGTGCCCGCCGCCCGCCGTCGCCTCAGCACGGCGATCTGGCGGCTGCGGACCGAGGTCCGCGATATCGCCGGCGTCGATCTGGTCACCACCGCGGCCCGCAACCGGGTCGGACTCAGCTCTGCCGTCCAGGTGAGTGTCGACGCGACCACCTTCGAACAGTTGGTCAGCTCCGCCTTGCAGCGACCACCAGCCGACCTCACCCGCGCCGACGCCAACCAGTTGGCGTCCGCCGTGGATCTGCACCGCGGCTGTCTGATCGAAGCCTGCGACGACGAGTGGGTGCTCGCCGACCGGAACAGGCTGGAGAATCTCTACCTCTCAGCGCTGGACCATCTCATCGTCTTCCACGGCGCCCAGGGAAGCCCGTCCGCGGTCAGCCGCTTCGGCGAGCTCGCACTGGCCCTCGAACCGTTGCGCGAGGACATCCACCGGCACCTGATGACGGCGTACGCGATCAACGGCCGGGACGACCTCGTCGAGCGACAGTTCGAGCGCTGCCGCCGGACCCTCCTCGAAGAGCTCGGCGCCGATCCGATGCCGGAGACCATCGCGCTCTACAGTCGGCTTCGTTGCCCGGACCGGACGGCTGCCGCTCCCCCGCTGGCAGCCCTGGTCGCCGACCTCGAACGAGCCCGCCGCGACGTCGGACGTCTCGCGGCGATCGTCGAGCGAGCGCTGGACCACCTGCGTCACCTGGCGTGA
- a CDS encoding MarR family winged helix-turn-helix transcriptional regulator — protein sequence MSTSIPQLDGHDRPRNLAVALRGAFTALNDLVIPHLVGLGFTELRPAHAAVFQYLDDTGATVSVLAQRAQMTKQAMAELVMHLEKNAYVVRIPDPADGRAKLVLPTDRGLQVIRAAQALAPEIERRVVGTIGEERLQQLRADLDAIQAEFDAADGRLP from the coding sequence ATGTCAACGAGTATTCCGCAACTCGACGGCCATGACCGTCCTCGCAATCTGGCGGTCGCGCTGCGCGGGGCCTTCACGGCGCTGAACGATCTCGTGATCCCGCACCTCGTCGGGCTGGGGTTCACCGAGCTGCGTCCCGCGCATGCCGCCGTCTTCCAATACCTGGACGACACCGGGGCGACGGTCAGTGTGTTGGCTCAGCGTGCCCAGATGACCAAGCAGGCCATGGCAGAGCTGGTCATGCACCTGGAGAAGAACGCGTACGTCGTACGGATACCCGACCCAGCGGATGGCCGGGCCAAGCTCGTGCTGCCGACGGATCGAGGGCTGCAGGTGATTCGGGCCGCCCAGGCGCTGGCGCCCGAGATCGAACGTCGTGTGGTCGGCACGATCGGCGAGGAGCGGCTACAGCAGCTTCGCGCGGATCTCGATGCCATCCAGGCAGAGTTCGATGCTGCAGATGGCCGGCTGCCGTGA
- a CDS encoding GNAT family N-acetyltransferase, with the protein MTGQDPRGPVLCCRHGAFRREIAHLVGSWAVPAEDAVMWGITGGGPVPADDVLARAADPGVTPFTLHDVVALRDLRCSDAMSEGDGRLVGYGELWVDDGEAEVEVARLIVDPTMRGRGIGAYLARELARRAQSHYPDVYLRVRPDNAAARRCYANAGYRQVDTALQQQWNIGQPLDYAWYAYPLVAID; encoded by the coding sequence GTGACCGGCCAGGACCCCCGCGGGCCGGTGCTGTGCTGTCGACACGGCGCGTTTCGACGAGAGATCGCCCACCTCGTGGGCTCCTGGGCCGTGCCCGCCGAGGACGCGGTCATGTGGGGAATCACGGGTGGCGGGCCGGTCCCCGCCGACGATGTTCTTGCCCGTGCGGCCGATCCGGGCGTTACTCCCTTCACGCTGCACGATGTCGTCGCATTGCGGGACCTCCGGTGCTCGGACGCGATGAGCGAAGGGGACGGGCGGCTGGTGGGTTACGGCGAGCTGTGGGTCGACGATGGCGAAGCCGAGGTCGAGGTCGCCCGCCTCATCGTCGACCCGACGATGCGTGGTCGCGGGATCGGCGCGTACCTCGCCCGAGAGCTCGCGCGCCGCGCGCAATCCCACTATCCCGATGTCTACCTCCGGGTCCGACCGGACAATGCCGCCGCGCGCCGCTGCTACGCCAATGCCGGCTACCGGCAGGTCGATACCGCGCTGCAGCAGCAGTGGAACATCGGCCAACCTCTCGACTACGCCTGGTACGCCTACCCGCTGGTGGCGATCGATTGA
- a CDS encoding VOC family protein, translated as MPVTRIVPDLVVSDVARANALYARLFGLEIAMDLGWVGNLGLAGDEGRVQLQTMTVDATAPCNPVISIGVAAPAEVDELYVRVRAEDLEIVHPLTDEAWGVRRFFFRDPDGNVVNVVANA; from the coding sequence ATGCCCGTAACTCGGATCGTTCCGGATCTGGTGGTGTCGGATGTCGCGCGCGCGAATGCCCTCTATGCCCGATTGTTCGGCTTGGAGATCGCGATGGATCTCGGCTGGGTCGGCAATCTCGGACTGGCAGGAGACGAGGGCCGCGTGCAGCTTCAGACCATGACTGTCGACGCCACGGCACCGTGCAATCCGGTCATCAGCATCGGGGTTGCGGCACCGGCCGAGGTTGACGAGCTGTACGTACGGGTCCGAGCAGAGGACCTGGAGATCGTGCATCCGCTGACCGATGAGGCGTGGGGCGTGCGCCGGTTCTTCTTTCGTGACCCCGATGGCAACGTGGTGAACGTCGTCGCGAACGCGTGA
- a CDS encoding cupin domain-containing protein, whose protein sequence is MDMLPVEITTATETLRVGSELATVLATTEETNGDLFAVELQMPPGGGPPVMHRHAPSEIYRVLSGEFAFYITGPDGTTTRRVAGAGETVTLAGDTPHTVRNESTEDAVAFQVHAPGGPMEGFIRSAAELAADHPPTIEEVLDIAERNGIELLGPVPDVHPSW, encoded by the coding sequence ATGGACATGCTACCTGTCGAAATAACCACCGCGACCGAGACACTCCGAGTGGGCTCCGAACTGGCCACCGTGCTCGCCACCACCGAAGAGACGAACGGAGATCTCTTCGCCGTCGAACTGCAGATGCCGCCAGGCGGTGGGCCGCCCGTCATGCACCGCCACGCACCGAGCGAGATCTACCGGGTCCTGTCCGGAGAGTTCGCCTTCTACATCACCGGCCCTGACGGCACCACCACCCGCCGCGTCGCAGGCGCGGGCGAGACGGTCACCCTGGCCGGAGACACCCCACACACCGTCCGCAACGAATCGACCGAGGATGCGGTGGCCTTCCAGGTTCACGCACCCGGCGGACCGATGGAGGGATTCATCCGCAGCGCCGCAGAGCTGGCCGCCGACCACCCGCCGACGATCGAGGAGGTCCTCGACATCGCCGAACGCAACGGCATCGAGCTGCTGGGCCCAGTGCCCGATGTTCACCCCTCCTGGTGA
- a CDS encoding ferredoxin reductase: MTSLAGTTRTRTTLRHRLVRLAERATTPLLPADYLDLFDPLRPGADLRGRIVSVQPETADAATIVIRPGADWAGHVPGQYVRIGVDVNGVRQWRAYSLTHGPRRDGRISVTVKAVPDGLVSTHLVRRARVGTLIHLEQAAGDFVLPTEGGRFLFVTAGSGITPVIGMLRNLFPVTDSGVVRLARSTRYDIVVVHVAPREPDSIFAAHLRELDAVGAIRLVAHFTDEHGSFDVDALGQLVPDLTERQTLACGPAGLLDDLQTHHGQRGLDLQTEQFRAARVAIGDGGAITFAGSGAKVSADGGTPILDAAEEAGVLMPSGCRMGICFGCVLPLRSGSVRDLRNGAITTATPGETAGRGVLVQTCISAAAGPCELDH; this comes from the coding sequence GTGACTAGCCTGGCAGGTACGACGCGCACCCGCACCACCCTGCGTCACCGGCTGGTACGGCTGGCCGAGCGGGCGACGACGCCGCTGCTCCCGGCGGACTATCTGGATCTCTTCGATCCGCTGCGACCCGGCGCGGATCTGCGCGGCCGGATCGTGTCGGTCCAGCCCGAGACCGCCGACGCGGCCACCATCGTCATCCGACCAGGCGCCGACTGGGCCGGTCACGTACCCGGTCAGTACGTCCGGATCGGCGTCGACGTCAACGGCGTGCGGCAGTGGCGGGCGTACTCACTGACCCATGGACCGCGCCGCGACGGCCGGATCAGCGTGACCGTGAAGGCTGTGCCCGACGGCTTGGTCAGCACCCACCTGGTCCGTCGCGCACGCGTCGGCACCCTGATCCACCTGGAGCAGGCGGCCGGGGATTTCGTGCTGCCGACCGAGGGCGGTCGCTTCCTGTTCGTCACCGCGGGTTCCGGCATCACCCCGGTGATCGGCATGCTTCGCAACCTGTTCCCGGTCACCGACAGCGGCGTCGTCCGGCTGGCTCGCTCGACCCGGTACGACATCGTGGTGGTGCACGTCGCTCCTCGCGAGCCGGATTCCATCTTCGCTGCTCACCTGCGCGAGCTCGATGCCGTCGGAGCGATCCGGCTGGTCGCCCACTTCACCGACGAACACGGCTCGTTCGACGTCGACGCGCTGGGGCAACTGGTCCCCGATCTGACCGAGCGACAGACGCTCGCCTGCGGCCCGGCCGGGTTGCTCGACGACCTGCAGACGCATCACGGTCAGCGAGGGCTGGACCTGCAGACCGAGCAGTTCCGCGCCGCCCGGGTGGCGATCGGCGACGGTGGCGCGATCACGTTCGCGGGTTCCGGAGCCAAGGTAAGCGCCGACGGAGGCACGCCCATCCTCGACGCGGCTGAGGAGGCCGGGGTGCTGATGCCGTCCGGCTGCCGGATGGGCATCTGCTTCGGCTGCGTACTGCCGCTGCGCTCGGGTTCAGTCCGCGACCTACGCAATGGCGCGATCACCACCGCGACGCCAGGCGAGACCGCCGGCCGCGGCGTCCTGGTGCAGACCTGCATCTCGGCGGCCGCCGGGCCTTGCGAGCTCGATCACTGA
- a CDS encoding YciI family protein, with protein MPRFMGFVRMEEGIGMPPQALFDAMDSYIGEQAAKGHFLDGGGLFGTEDAVNFVVRKGETTRVDGPYAEAKEVVGGWALMQYDTLEEAIANQQEFADLHAKYWPEVSMVATLRQISEEPPAAAEG; from the coding sequence ATGCCGCGTTTCATGGGATTCGTACGGATGGAAGAGGGCATCGGCATGCCGCCGCAGGCACTGTTCGACGCCATGGACAGCTACATCGGAGAGCAGGCCGCGAAGGGCCACTTCCTGGATGGCGGTGGACTCTTCGGCACTGAGGACGCGGTCAACTTCGTGGTCCGCAAGGGGGAGACCACCCGCGTCGACGGCCCGTACGCGGAGGCCAAGGAAGTTGTCGGCGGCTGGGCGCTCATGCAGTACGACACGCTCGAAGAAGCCATCGCCAACCAGCAGGAGTTTGCCGATCTGCACGCAAAGTATTGGCCCGAGGTCTCCATGGTCGCGACCCTTCGGCAGATCTCGGAGGAGCCACCTGCTGCTGCCGAGGGCTGA
- a CDS encoding PPOX class F420-dependent oxidoreductase encodes MVDDATLVALFGRVGTGALATLKRDGRPQISNVRYAFDPQTRVFRVSVTDGRAKTRNLRRDPRASMYVTSREGRSYAVADGDVALTPVAAAPDDSTVEALIDLYRTVVGEHPDWDDYRRAMVADRRLVLTLTVTHLYGTIL; translated from the coding sequence ATGGTGGATGACGCGACGCTGGTGGCTTTGTTCGGCAGGGTGGGCACCGGTGCCTTGGCCACGCTCAAGCGGGACGGCCGGCCGCAGATCTCCAATGTGCGCTATGCGTTCGATCCGCAGACCCGGGTCTTCCGGGTGTCGGTCACCGACGGTCGGGCCAAGACCAGGAATTTGCGCCGGGATCCGCGTGCCAGCATGTATGTGACCAGCCGCGAGGGCCGCTCCTACGCGGTCGCGGATGGCGACGTGGCGTTGACTCCGGTGGCCGCTGCTCCCGACGACTCGACGGTGGAGGCGTTGATCGATCTGTACCGCACGGTTGTCGGCGAGCATCCTGATTGGGACGACTACCGCCGGGCGATGGTCGCCGATCGGCGGCTGGTGTTGACCCTCACGGTGACCCATCTCTACGGAACCATCCTCTGA
- a CDS encoding glycoside hydrolase family 13 protein, whose translation MTDHLLGEEARVLRPDGWWRSAVVYQIYPRSFQDSDGDGIGDIPGITSRLDYLAELGVDVIWLSPVYRSPQCDNGYDISDYRDVDPLFGTLADLETLIAAAHERGIRLVMDLVVNHTSDEHPWFIESRDPASPKRDWYFWRPARPGAEPGAAGSEPNDRPAAFAPSAWTYDPVSGEYYLGIFSPGQPDLNWENPEVRQAVYAMMRWWVDRGVDGFRMDVINLISKPIGFTTDALDPSGVEPTYEGGSGPRLDEFLAEMNREVRLDDLNLLTVGEMPGSTVETAIRATDPGRHELNMVFTFEHVMLDRVPGGQRWDLVDLPLPVLKNNLAHWQLGLADVGWNSLYFDNHDQARAVSRFGDDSPEHRVASAKTLATVLHLHKGTPYVYQGEELGMTNAPFTTIEQYRDISALNVYAAATAGGVPTERVMHFLETRSRDHARTPMQWDATDAAGFTTATPWIEVNPNYPTINAAAASEDADSVFAHFQKLIALRHDNAVVREGRFELLLPEHDRLWAFTRTLDDERLLVLANCSSRPADLPLEDLPDHVDAELLLGTHLNGRPDSLAPWESRILRLDQS comes from the coding sequence ATGACAGATCACCTCCTCGGTGAGGAAGCACGCGTCCTGCGCCCGGACGGCTGGTGGCGGTCCGCCGTCGTCTACCAGATCTATCCCCGTTCCTTCCAGGACTCCGACGGCGACGGGATCGGCGACATCCCGGGCATCACGAGTCGTCTCGACTACCTGGCGGAGTTGGGCGTGGATGTCATCTGGCTCTCTCCCGTGTATCGGTCACCACAGTGCGACAACGGGTACGACATCAGCGACTACCGCGACGTCGATCCCCTGTTCGGAACGCTGGCAGACCTCGAGACGCTCATCGCGGCGGCCCACGAGCGCGGCATCCGACTCGTGATGGATCTGGTGGTCAACCACACCTCCGACGAGCACCCGTGGTTCATCGAGTCGCGCGACCCCGCCTCCCCGAAGCGAGACTGGTACTTCTGGCGCCCGGCTCGGCCCGGCGCCGAACCCGGTGCCGCCGGATCCGAGCCCAACGACCGACCGGCCGCGTTCGCCCCCTCGGCGTGGACGTACGACCCGGTCAGCGGCGAGTACTACCTCGGCATCTTCAGCCCGGGACAGCCCGACCTCAACTGGGAGAACCCCGAGGTGCGGCAGGCCGTGTACGCGATGATGCGCTGGTGGGTGGACCGCGGCGTCGACGGATTCCGGATGGACGTCATCAACCTGATCTCCAAGCCCATCGGGTTCACGACCGACGCCCTCGACCCGTCCGGGGTGGAGCCCACCTACGAGGGTGGCAGCGGTCCTCGACTCGATGAGTTCCTCGCCGAGATGAACCGCGAGGTCAGACTCGACGACCTGAACCTCCTCACCGTGGGCGAGATGCCCGGTTCCACCGTGGAGACCGCGATCCGGGCGACGGATCCGGGACGGCACGAGCTGAACATGGTCTTCACCTTCGAGCACGTCATGCTGGACCGGGTCCCCGGCGGCCAGCGGTGGGACCTTGTCGACCTCCCGCTGCCCGTGCTGAAGAACAACCTCGCCCACTGGCAGCTGGGACTCGCCGACGTGGGCTGGAACTCGCTCTACTTCGACAACCACGACCAGGCCCGTGCCGTGTCGCGCTTCGGAGACGACAGCCCGGAACACCGGGTCGCGTCGGCAAAGACGCTCGCGACGGTCCTGCACCTGCACAAGGGAACGCCGTACGTCTACCAAGGCGAGGAACTGGGGATGACCAACGCCCCCTTCACCACGATCGAGCAATACCGCGACATCAGTGCCCTCAACGTGTACGCAGCGGCAACCGCCGGCGGAGTCCCGACCGAGCGCGTGATGCACTTCCTCGAGACCCGCAGCAGGGACCACGCCCGTACGCCCATGCAATGGGACGCCACCGATGCGGCGGGCTTCACCACCGCTACGCCGTGGATCGAGGTGAACCCGAACTACCCGACGATCAACGCTGCGGCAGCGTCGGAGGATGCCGACTCCGTGTTCGCGCACTTCCAGAAGCTGATCGCCCTCCGCCACGACAACGCCGTGGTCCGCGAAGGCCGGTTCGAGCTGCTCCTACCTGAGCACGACCGGCTCTGGGCATTCACCCGCACCCTGGACGACGAGCGCCTCCTCGTCCTGGCCAACTGCTCCTCGCGACCCGCGGACCTGCCGCTCGAAGATCTGCCGGACCACGTCGATGCGGAGCTGCTGCTCGGTACGCATCTGAATGGACGGCCGGACTCACTTGCGCCCTGGGAGTCCCGGATCCTCCGGCTCGATCAGAGCTGA
- a CDS encoding fatty acid desaturase family protein encodes MTVLQKKPDNPIAHLTATDIEQIGIELDAIRQSVIDTRGESDANYIRTVINAQRKLELGSRAVLLASFFPPAWILGTAGLAVAKIIENMEIGHNVLHGQWDWMRDPKIHSTTWEWDHASPAEQWKHAHNELHHTYTNVVGKDNDLGYGIMRVDEDQRWVPLYLAQPLWNFLNACVFEYGIAAYDLELGRNLRSKKRRQSPEFKARAKQVLHKIRKQMTKDYLIHPALSGPSFLSTLGANATANLIRNLWSHSVIMCGHFPEGVETFERRSIEGETRGEWYLRQMLGSANISGSKAMHFMTGNLSHQIEHHLFPDLPSNRYAEIAPQVRALFDRYGLTYTTGSLPRQVASAWKKVIRLSLPNDFGRKRRAEVRPMPASHPTPTAAAA; translated from the coding sequence GTGACCGTTCTGCAGAAGAAGCCCGACAATCCCATCGCCCACCTGACGGCCACCGACATCGAGCAGATCGGTATCGAGCTCGACGCCATCCGGCAGTCGGTGATCGACACCCGCGGCGAGTCCGATGCGAACTACATCCGTACGGTGATCAACGCCCAGCGCAAGCTCGAGCTGGGCAGTCGGGCGGTGCTGCTCGCGTCGTTCTTCCCGCCGGCCTGGATCCTGGGCACCGCCGGCCTCGCCGTCGCCAAGATCATCGAGAACATGGAGATCGGCCACAACGTCCTGCACGGCCAGTGGGACTGGATGCGGGACCCGAAGATCCACTCCACCACCTGGGAGTGGGACCACGCCTCGCCCGCCGAGCAATGGAAGCACGCGCACAACGAACTGCACCACACGTACACGAATGTGGTCGGCAAGGACAACGACCTCGGCTACGGCATCATGCGCGTCGACGAGGACCAGCGATGGGTCCCGCTCTACCTGGCCCAACCGCTGTGGAACTTCCTGAACGCCTGCGTCTTCGAGTATGGCATCGCCGCGTACGACCTGGAGTTGGGTCGCAACCTGAGGTCGAAGAAGCGGCGGCAGAGCCCCGAGTTCAAGGCCCGGGCGAAGCAGGTGCTGCACAAGATCCGCAAGCAGATGACCAAGGACTACCTGATCCACCCGGCACTGTCCGGACCTTCCTTCCTGAGCACCCTGGGTGCCAACGCGACCGCCAATCTGATCCGCAATCTGTGGTCCCACTCGGTGATCATGTGCGGCCATTTCCCGGAAGGTGTAGAGACCTTCGAACGCCGCTCGATCGAGGGCGAGACCCGCGGTGAGTGGTACCTGCGCCAGATGCTCGGCTCGGCCAACATCTCCGGCAGCAAGGCCATGCACTTCATGACCGGCAATCTGTCCCACCAGATCGAGCACCACCTGTTCCCCGACCTGCCGAGCAACCGGTACGCCGAGATCGCACCTCAGGTGCGGGCGCTGTTCGACCGCTATGGGTTGACCTACACCACGGGCTCGCTCCCCCGCCAGGTCGCCTCCGCCTGGAAGAAGGTCATCCGGCTCTCGCTGCCCAACGACTTCGGCCGCAAGCGGCGTGCTGAGGTGCGCCCGATGCCGGCTTCTCACCCGACACCGACTGCAGCCGCCGCCTGA
- a CDS encoding class I SAM-dependent methyltransferase, which translates to MSDAESPGREARQQVQAGAFDQIGDRYDEAFPHKDGQVAATGWLIDQLAPGDRVLDVGCGTGLPTDRQLAAAGLAVTGIDISESMLGRARRNVATADFHRLDVMDLDDRFGRFDAAVAFFSLLMLPRSEIGPALDRIRGLLPADAPVAVAMVEADLDDVSIPFLGSTLRVSGYLREHLATVLEGHGLRVGEIRDYAYEPASEGAPPEVQLFAYCRSV; encoded by the coding sequence GTGAGCGATGCTGAGAGTCCGGGCCGGGAGGCACGGCAGCAGGTACAGGCAGGCGCCTTCGATCAGATCGGTGATCGCTACGACGAGGCGTTTCCTCACAAGGACGGTCAGGTGGCGGCCACCGGCTGGTTGATCGATCAGTTGGCGCCTGGCGACAGGGTGCTCGATGTCGGCTGCGGGACCGGACTGCCGACAGACAGGCAGTTGGCGGCGGCTGGTCTGGCGGTGACGGGAATCGATATCTCGGAAAGCATGCTCGGCCGGGCCCGACGAAACGTGGCGACGGCTGACTTCCACCGGCTCGACGTGATGGACCTGGATGACCGGTTCGGCAGGTTCGATGCGGCGGTCGCGTTCTTCTCCTTGCTGATGTTGCCGCGGTCGGAGATCGGACCGGCCCTCGACCGGATCCGCGGGTTGTTGCCGGCCGATGCGCCGGTAGCGGTGGCCATGGTCGAAGCCGATCTCGACGATGTGTCGATTCCGTTCCTGGGCAGCACCCTGCGGGTCTCCGGCTATCTTCGTGAGCACCTTGCGACGGTCCTGGAGGGTCACGGGCTGCGAGTCGGCGAGATCCGGGACTATGCGTACGAGCCCGCCAGTGAGGGAGCGCCGCCCGAGGTGCAGCTGTTCGCCTACTGTCGATCGGTGTGA